One part of the Salinivirga cyanobacteriivorans genome encodes these proteins:
- a CDS encoding type II toxin-antitoxin system RelE/ParE family toxin, which produces MVTNKQLPVIWDKEAKTQLKKAYNKILKESYQGAITVRDGILDTVDKIQEQPHRYPADKFKTNNKGNYRAFELYNYRVAYKITDENIQILRVRHVKREPLEY; this is translated from the coding sequence ATGGTAACAAATAAACAATTGCCTGTTATATGGGACAAAGAGGCAAAAACCCAATTAAAGAAAGCCTATAATAAAATATTAAAAGAATCTTACCAAGGCGCAATCACTGTAAGAGATGGTATTTTAGATACAGTTGATAAAATACAGGAACAACCACATAGATATCCGGCAGATAAGTTCAAAACTAACAATAAAGGTAACTATAGAGCTTTTGAATTGTATAATTACAGGGTTGCATATAAAATTACTGATGAAAATATCCAGATTTTAAGAGTTCGTCATGTAAAACGAGAACCTTTGGAATATTAG